Proteins from a single region of Pseudomonas phenolilytica:
- a CDS encoding ligase-associated DNA damage response DEXH box helicase translates to MSLAERWFAARGWQPFTFQHEVWQAVRDGESGLLHATTGSGKTYAVWLAALERFAQQMPRSGQPAPLSLLWITPMRALAADTARALRAPLDELGIAWSIGLRTGDTGSAERARQGRRLPSALVTTPESLTLLLTRADARQAFAGLQMLVVDEWHELLGNKRGVQLQLALARLRRWQPRLIVWGLSATLGNLPEALQVLLHPGRGRLVQGRIDKPLLVDSLLPESIERFPWAGHLGLRMLTQVVGEIDAASTTLVFTNTRSQAERWYQALLDARPDWAGLIALHHGSLAREVRDWVEQGLKQGALKAVVCTSSLDLGVDFLPVERVLQIGSPKGVARLLQRAGRSGHAPGRTSRVTLVPTHSLEVLEAAAAQQAIAERRIEARSAPQRPLDVLVQHLVSMALAGGFRPDELFAEVRQTWSYRELDEAHWQWALAFVRHGGHSLTAYPDYQRVEPDDSGLWKVPSRRVALRHRMSIGTIVSDASLTVKFWARGGSGRSLGSIEEGFIARLRPGDCFLFAGRLLELVRVENMTVYVSRATGRKAAVPRWNGGRMPLSSELADAVVEQLDAAARGEFDGAEMRLLQPLLQVQMAWSALPRSETLLAELLRSREGWHLFLYPFAGRHVHLGLASLLAWRMARHQPLTFSIAVNDYGLELLSASEPHWASQLTPHLFDSRDLLHDVLASLNAGELARRRFREIARIAGLVFSGYPGAQKSARQLQASSGLFFDVFRQYDPDNLLLGQAEEEVLRQELDVERLEQTLRRLQARRLDLRQLQRPTPLAFPLLVERFRESMSSEKLADRIRRMVTELDQAAGPGGYQGDAAVMPAVEREMPRPRTPRARKDGTPNRRKRAP, encoded by the coding sequence ATGAGCCTTGCCGAACGCTGGTTCGCCGCGCGCGGCTGGCAGCCCTTCACCTTCCAGCACGAGGTCTGGCAAGCGGTGCGCGACGGCGAATCCGGGCTGCTGCACGCGACCACTGGCTCGGGCAAGACCTACGCGGTGTGGCTGGCCGCGCTGGAGCGCTTCGCCCAGCAGATGCCTCGCTCAGGCCAGCCGGCCCCGCTCAGCCTGCTGTGGATAACCCCCATGCGTGCGCTGGCGGCCGATACCGCCCGCGCGCTGCGAGCGCCGCTCGACGAACTCGGCATCGCCTGGAGTATCGGCCTGCGCACCGGCGACACCGGCAGTGCCGAACGCGCGCGCCAGGGCCGGCGGCTGCCGAGCGCGCTGGTCACCACGCCCGAAAGCCTGACCCTGCTGCTGACCCGTGCCGATGCCCGCCAGGCCTTTGCCGGGCTGCAGATGCTGGTCGTCGACGAATGGCACGAGCTGCTCGGCAACAAGCGTGGCGTGCAGCTGCAACTGGCGCTGGCACGCCTGCGCCGGTGGCAGCCGCGGCTGATCGTCTGGGGCCTGTCGGCGACGCTCGGCAATCTGCCCGAGGCGCTGCAGGTGCTGTTGCACCCGGGCCGCGGCCGGCTGGTCCAGGGACGCATCGACAAGCCGCTGCTGGTCGACAGCCTGCTGCCCGAGAGCATCGAGCGCTTCCCCTGGGCCGGGCATCTGGGCCTGCGCATGCTGACGCAGGTGGTCGGGGAGATCGACGCGGCGTCCACCACCCTGGTGTTCACCAACACCCGCTCGCAGGCCGAGCGCTGGTATCAGGCGCTGCTCGACGCCCGTCCGGACTGGGCCGGGCTGATCGCCCTGCATCACGGTTCGCTGGCGCGCGAGGTGCGCGACTGGGTCGAACAAGGGCTCAAGCAGGGCGCGCTGAAGGCCGTGGTGTGCACCTCCAGCCTGGACCTGGGCGTCGACTTTCTGCCGGTCGAACGGGTGCTGCAGATCGGCTCGCCGAAAGGCGTGGCGCGCCTGCTGCAGCGCGCCGGGCGCTCCGGCCACGCGCCCGGCCGCACCTCGCGGGTGACACTGGTGCCGACCCACAGTCTTGAGGTGCTCGAAGCCGCCGCCGCGCAGCAGGCGATTGCCGAACGCCGTATCGAGGCCCGCAGCGCGCCGCAACGCCCGCTCGACGTGCTGGTGCAGCATCTGGTCAGCATGGCGCTGGCCGGCGGCTTCCGTCCCGACGAACTGTTCGCTGAAGTCCGCCAGACCTGGTCCTATCGCGAACTGGACGAGGCGCACTGGCAATGGGCGCTGGCCTTCGTGCGGCATGGCGGCCATTCGCTGACCGCCTACCCCGACTACCAGCGCGTCGAGCCGGATGACTCGGGGCTGTGGAAGGTGCCGAGCCGACGCGTCGCGCTGCGTCATCGGATGAGCATCGGCACCATCGTCAGCGACGCCAGCCTGACGGTGAAGTTCTGGGCCAGAGGCGGCAGCGGCCGCTCGCTGGGCAGCATCGAGGAAGGCTTCATCGCCCGTCTGCGCCCCGGCGACTGCTTCCTCTTCGCCGGACGCCTGCTGGAATTGGTGCGGGTGGAGAACATGACCGTCTACGTCAGCCGCGCCACCGGCAGGAAGGCCGCCGTGCCACGCTGGAACGGCGGGCGCATGCCGCTTTCCAGCGAGCTGGCCGACGCGGTGGTCGAACAGCTGGACGCCGCCGCGCGCGGCGAATTCGATGGCGCCGAGATGCGCTTGCTGCAGCCGCTGCTGCAGGTGCAGATGGCCTGGTCGGCGCTGCCGCGCAGCGAAACGCTGTTGGCCGAACTGCTGCGCTCGCGCGAGGGCTGGCACCTGTTCCTCTACCCGTTCGCCGGGCGCCACGTGCATCTGGGGCTGGCCAGCTTGCTCGCCTGGCGCATGGCCCGCCACCAGCCGCTGACCTTTTCCATCGCGGTGAACGATTACGGGCTGGAACTGCTCTCGGCCAGCGAACCGCACTGGGCGAGCCAGTTGACGCCGCACCTGTTCGACAGCCGCGACCTGCTGCACGACGTGCTCGCCAGCCTCAACGCCGGCGAGCTGGCGCGGCGGCGCTTTCGCGAGATCGCGCGGATCGCCGGGCTGGTATTTTCCGGCTATCCCGGCGCGCAGAAGAGCGCACGCCAGCTGCAGGCCTCCAGCGGTCTGTTCTTCGACGTGTTCCGCCAGTACGACCCGGACAATCTGCTGCTCGGCCAGGCCGAGGAGGAAGTGCTGCGCCAGGAGCTGGACGTCGAGCGGCTGGAGCAGACGCTGCGCCGCCTGCAGGCGCGCCGTCTGGACCTGCGCCAACTGCAGCGGCCGACGCCGCTGGCCTTCCCGCTGCTGGTGGAGCGTTTCCGCGAAAGCATGAGTTCGGAGAAGCTGGCCGACCGCATCCGCCGCATGGTCACCGAACTGGACCAGGCCGCCGGCCCCGGCGGCTATCAGGGCGATGCGGCGGTCATGCCGGCCGTGGAGCGCGAAATGCCCCGGCCACGCACGCCACGCGCGCGCAAGGACGGCACGCCCAACCGGCGCAAGCGCGCGCCATGA
- the pdeM gene encoding ligase-associated DNA damage response endonuclease PdeM, translating to MTACLPIELAGSTLWLLADKAIYWPAQQALLVADVHFGKAAAYRRLGQPVPRGTTATNLQTLDRLLAHYACRQLIFLGDFLHAPEAHAPATLARLAEWRVRHAQLAVTLIRGNHDQRAGDPPLELGIEVVGEPLLLGPFALQHEPRPHPTHHVLAGHVHPAFVLRGRGRQRLRLPCFCLGERISLLPAFGSFTGATEIGAEASRRLFLIGDGEVWPLA from the coding sequence ATGACCGCCTGCCTGCCCATCGAGCTGGCCGGCAGCACGCTCTGGCTGCTGGCGGACAAGGCCATCTACTGGCCGGCGCAACAGGCGCTGCTGGTCGCCGATGTGCATTTCGGCAAGGCCGCCGCCTATCGTCGGCTCGGCCAGCCGGTGCCGCGCGGCACCACCGCCACCAACCTGCAGACGCTCGACAGGCTGCTGGCGCACTACGCCTGCCGCCAGCTGATCTTCCTCGGCGACTTCCTCCATGCGCCCGAAGCGCATGCGCCCGCCACCCTCGCGCGGCTGGCCGAATGGCGCGTCCGCCACGCGCAGCTGGCCGTGACGCTGATCCGCGGCAACCACGACCAGCGCGCCGGCGATCCGCCGCTCGAGCTGGGCATCGAGGTGGTGGGCGAACCGCTGCTGCTCGGGCCGTTCGCGCTGCAGCACGAACCCAGGCCCCATCCCACTCATCACGTGCTCGCCGGCCACGTGCATCCGGCATTCGTCCTGCGCGGCCGCGGTCGCCAGCGGTTGCGCCTGCCATGCTTCTGCCTCGGCGAACGGATCAGTCTGCTGCCGGCCTTCGGCAGTTTCACCGGCGCGACCGAGATCGGCGCCGAAGCGAGCCGGCGCCTGTTTCTGATCGGGGATGGGGAAGTCTGGCCGCTGGCCTGA
- a CDS encoding erythromycin esterase family protein: protein MRAALPRAADYDEEQLVELLRRHVQPLPDLDDPAFADAFERFADARVVLIGEASHGTSEFYRARAAITRRLIERHGFSIVAVEADWPDAAWIDRHVRQQQPAAWVEDAFKRFPTWMWRNREVAAFTRWLRQHNDRLPAEQRVEFRGLDVYSLGTSIAEVLHYLDQIDPSAAGAARQRYGCLSPWHDEPAAYGQHVLLGEPSCEEAVVAQLRALLERRLEYAARDGERFFDAARNAHVVLAAEQYYRAMYRRSSESWNLRDRHMFDTLRALLEHRGSHARAVVWAHNSHIGNAAATSMGWDGEFNIGELCRTALGRDAVLIGMATDRGSVAAADNWDEPMQIMEVLPSRPDSWEQLFLRAGHGASLTEWRSEAHGKLRQALAQPRLERAIGVVYRPRTERQSHYFRAVLAEQFDALVWFEQTSAVTPVGPRRFDDAAVPDTYPFGE from the coding sequence ATGCGCGCCGCCCTTCCCCGCGCCGCCGACTACGACGAAGAGCAGCTGGTCGAACTGCTGCGCCGGCACGTACAACCGTTGCCGGACCTCGACGACCCTGCCTTCGCCGACGCCTTCGAGCGCTTCGCCGATGCCCGCGTGGTGCTGATCGGCGAAGCCAGCCACGGCACCTCCGAGTTCTACCGTGCGCGGGCGGCCATCACCCGTCGGCTGATCGAGCGCCACGGTTTCTCCATCGTCGCCGTCGAAGCCGACTGGCCGGACGCTGCCTGGATCGATCGCCACGTGCGCCAGCAGCAGCCCGCCGCCTGGGTGGAAGACGCCTTCAAGCGCTTTCCGACCTGGATGTGGCGCAATCGTGAGGTCGCGGCGTTCACCCGCTGGCTGCGCCAGCACAACGACCGCCTGCCGGCCGAGCAGCGCGTGGAGTTTCGCGGCCTGGACGTATACAGCCTGGGCACCTCGATTGCTGAGGTGCTGCACTATCTCGATCAGATCGACCCGTCCGCCGCCGGCGCGGCACGCCAGCGTTACGGCTGCCTGAGTCCGTGGCACGACGAACCGGCCGCCTACGGCCAGCATGTGCTGCTGGGTGAACCGTCTTGTGAGGAGGCGGTGGTCGCGCAGCTGCGTGCACTGCTGGAGCGCCGCCTGGAGTACGCCGCACGCGACGGCGAGCGCTTCTTCGATGCGGCGCGCAACGCCCATGTCGTGCTCGCCGCCGAGCAGTACTACCGCGCCATGTATCGCCGTTCCAGCGAATCCTGGAACCTGCGCGACCGGCACATGTTCGACACCCTGCGCGCGCTGCTGGAGCATCGCGGGTCGCATGCCCGCGCGGTGGTATGGGCACACAACTCGCACATCGGCAACGCGGCGGCGACGTCGATGGGCTGGGACGGCGAATTCAACATCGGCGAGCTGTGTCGCACCGCGCTCGGCCGCGATGCGGTGCTGATCGGCATGGCCACCGATCGCGGCAGCGTGGCCGCCGCAGACAACTGGGATGAGCCGATGCAGATCATGGAGGTGCTACCGTCGCGGCCGGACAGCTGGGAGCAGCTGTTTCTGCGTGCCGGGCACGGAGCGTCGCTCACCGAGTGGCGCAGCGAAGCACACGGCAAGCTGCGCCAGGCGTTGGCCCAACCGCGCTTGGAGCGTGCCATCGGGGTGGTCTACCGGCCGCGGACCGAGCGTCAGAGCCACTATTTCCGTGCGGTGCTCGCCGAACAGTTCGATGCGCTGGTCTGGTTCGAGCAGACCAGCGCGGTGACGCCGGTCGGTCCGCGCCGATTCGACGACGCGGCCGTGCCGGATACCTATCCGTTCGGCGAGTGA
- a CDS encoding DUF2058 domain-containing protein, with protein MSLSLRDQLLKAGLVNEKQAKQAVKQKQKQQRLEKKGQIEKDDSQRQAALQAQAEKIARDQELNRQQQEKAEQKARTAQIKQLIETSRLPKLTTEDYYNFVDDKKVKRLSVNKLMRDKLASGSLAIVRHGGGYEVIPREAALKIQERDPRRIVQLNVQTEAPDADDPYAAYQIPDDLMW; from the coding sequence ATGAGTCTTTCCCTTCGCGACCAGCTGCTCAAAGCCGGGCTGGTCAACGAAAAGCAGGCCAAGCAGGCCGTCAAGCAGAAGCAGAAGCAGCAGCGCCTGGAGAAGAAGGGGCAGATCGAGAAGGACGATTCCCAGCGCCAGGCGGCCCTGCAGGCGCAGGCCGAGAAGATTGCCCGCGATCAGGAACTCAACCGTCAGCAGCAGGAGAAAGCCGAGCAGAAGGCCCGTACCGCGCAGATCAAGCAGCTGATTGAGACCAGCCGCCTGCCGAAGCTGACCACCGAGGATTACTACAACTTCGTCGACGACAAGAAGGTCAAGCGCCTGTCGGTCAACAAGCTGATGCGCGACAAGCTGGCCAGCGGCTCGCTGGCGATCGTCCGCCACGGCGGCGGCTACGAAGTGATTCCGCGCGAGGCCGCGCTGAAGATCCAGGAGCGCGACCCGCGGCGCATCGTGCAGCTCAACGTGCAGACCGAAGCGCCGGATGCCGACGATCCTTACGCCGCCTACCAGATCCCCGACGACCTGATGTGGTAA
- the mazG gene encoding nucleoside triphosphate pyrophosphohydrolase: MYQLPDLLHLMARLRDPQHGCPWDLQQNYASIVPHTLEEAYEVADAIESGDFDHLPGELGDLLFQVVYYSQLAREEGRFDFATVVDAITRKLLRRHPHVFPDGDLYGSPELPRLDEAAIKQRWEEIKAEERAEKAAAPEQLSLLDDVPAALPALSRAAKLQKRAAQVGFDWPEALPVVDKVREELDEVLVAMSENDAQAVAEELGDLLFVVVNLARHLKVDPENALRGANGKFERRFRFIEQALRQAGRPIENCTLQELDALWDAAKRAEQSPACG, from the coding sequence ATGTACCAACTCCCCGACCTGCTGCACCTGATGGCCCGTCTGCGCGACCCACAGCATGGCTGCCCCTGGGACTTGCAGCAGAACTACGCCAGCATCGTGCCGCATACGCTGGAAGAGGCCTACGAAGTGGCCGATGCCATCGAGAGCGGCGATTTCGACCATCTGCCCGGCGAGCTGGGCGATCTGCTGTTCCAGGTTGTCTACTACAGCCAGCTGGCACGGGAGGAGGGGCGCTTCGACTTCGCCACGGTGGTCGATGCGATCACCCGCAAGCTGCTGCGCCGCCATCCGCATGTGTTTCCCGATGGCGATCTGTACGGTTCGCCCGAGCTGCCGCGCCTCGACGAGGCCGCGATCAAGCAGCGCTGGGAGGAGATCAAGGCCGAGGAGCGCGCCGAGAAGGCCGCCGCGCCGGAACAGCTGTCGCTGCTCGACGACGTGCCCGCCGCATTGCCGGCGCTGAGCCGCGCGGCCAAGCTGCAGAAGCGCGCCGCGCAGGTCGGCTTCGACTGGCCGGAAGCGCTGCCGGTGGTCGACAAGGTGCGCGAGGAACTCGACGAAGTACTGGTGGCAATGAGCGAGAACGACGCCCAGGCCGTCGCCGAGGAGCTGGGCGACCTGCTGTTCGTCGTCGTCAATCTGGCGCGCCACCTCAAGGTGGACCCGGAAAATGCCCTGCGTGGCGCCAACGGCAAGTTCGAGCGGCGTTTCCGCTTCATCGAGCAGGCCTTGCGGCAGGCGGGGCGACCCATCGAGAATTGCACCCTCCAAGAGCTGGATGCGCTCTGGGATGCAGCCAAGCGGGCCGAGCAGTCGCCTGCCTGCGGCTGA
- the relA gene encoding GTP diphosphokinase, whose protein sequence is MVQVRALQPVNTDGSINLDSWLDHVLGMDPALDRAALKEACEFAREAEQQANAAQNLWSEGTSSYQTGLEIAEILADLKLDQDSLVAAVIYRGVREGKIQLAEVHQRFGPVVAKLIEGVLRMAAISASLNPRESLVLGSQAQVENLRKMLVAMVDDVRVALIKLAERTCAIRAVKNASEDKRQRVAREVFDIYAPLAHRLGIGHIKWELEDLSFRYLEPEQYKQIAQLLHERRLDREQYIANVVQQLKDELTAAGIQPEIDGRAKHIYSIWRKMQKKGLQFSQIYDVRAVRVLVPEVRDCYTALGIVHTLWRHIPKEFDDYIANPKENGYRSLHTAVIGPEGKVLEVQIRTQAMHEEAELGVCAHWRYKGTDVNSGSDHYEEKIAWLRQVLEWHEELGDIGGLADQLRVDIEPDRVYVFTPDGHAIDLPKGATPLDFAYRVHTEIGHNCRGAKVNGRIVPLNYSLQTGEQVEIITSKQGSPSRDWLNPNLGYITTSRSRAKIVHWFKLQARDQNVAAGKTLLERELNRLDLPPVDFDKVAEKANLKTAEDMFAALGAGDLRLAHLVNLAQQLVEPERGYDQLELIPRRSTPHKPGKRGDVQIQGVGNLLTQMAGCCQPLPGDPIVGYITQGRGVSIHRQDCPSVLQLAGREPERIIQVSWGPVPEKTYPVEIFIRAYDRSGLLRDISQMLLNERINVLSMNTRSNKEDSTAQMTLTIEIPGLNALGRLLSRISQLPNIIEAKRQRAT, encoded by the coding sequence ATGGTACAGGTCAGAGCGCTTCAGCCGGTCAACACCGACGGCAGCATCAACCTCGACAGCTGGCTCGACCACGTGCTGGGCATGGACCCGGCGCTGGATCGCGCGGCACTCAAGGAGGCCTGCGAGTTCGCTCGCGAGGCCGAGCAGCAAGCCAACGCCGCGCAGAATCTGTGGAGCGAAGGCACCTCCAGCTACCAGACCGGCCTGGAGATCGCCGAAATTCTGGCCGATCTCAAGCTCGACCAGGACAGCCTGGTGGCTGCGGTGATCTACCGCGGCGTGCGCGAAGGCAAGATTCAGCTGGCCGAGGTGCACCAGCGCTTCGGCCCGGTGGTCGCCAAGCTGATCGAGGGCGTGCTGCGCATGGCCGCGATCAGCGCCAGCCTCAACCCGCGTGAGTCGCTGGTGCTGGGGTCGCAGGCGCAGGTGGAGAACCTGCGCAAGATGCTGGTGGCCATGGTCGACGACGTCCGCGTGGCGCTGATCAAGCTGGCCGAGCGTACCTGCGCCATCCGCGCGGTGAAGAACGCCAGCGAGGACAAGCGTCAGCGCGTGGCGCGCGAGGTGTTCGACATCTACGCGCCGCTGGCGCATCGCCTCGGCATTGGCCATATCAAGTGGGAACTGGAAGACCTGTCGTTCCGCTATCTGGAGCCGGAGCAGTACAAACAGATCGCCCAGCTGCTGCATGAGCGCCGGCTCGATCGCGAACAGTACATCGCCAACGTGGTGCAGCAACTCAAGGATGAGCTGACCGCGGCCGGCATCCAGCCGGAGATCGACGGCCGCGCCAAGCACATCTACTCGATCTGGCGGAAGATGCAGAAGAAAGGCCTGCAGTTCAGCCAGATCTACGACGTACGTGCCGTGCGCGTGCTGGTGCCGGAGGTGCGTGACTGCTACACCGCGCTCGGCATCGTGCACACGCTGTGGCGGCACATTCCCAAGGAGTTCGACGACTACATCGCCAACCCCAAGGAGAACGGCTACCGCTCGCTGCACACCGCGGTGATCGGCCCGGAAGGCAAGGTGCTGGAGGTGCAGATCCGCACCCAGGCCATGCACGAGGAGGCCGAGCTGGGGGTTTGCGCGCACTGGCGCTACAAGGGCACCGACGTCAATTCCGGTTCGGACCACTACGAGGAGAAGATCGCCTGGCTGCGTCAGGTGCTCGAATGGCATGAGGAGCTGGGCGACATCGGCGGGCTGGCCGACCAGCTGCGCGTCGACATCGAGCCCGACCGCGTCTACGTGTTCACCCCGGATGGCCACGCCATCGACCTGCCCAAGGGCGCCACGCCGCTGGACTTCGCCTACCGGGTGCACACCGAGATCGGCCACAACTGCCGCGGCGCCAAGGTCAACGGGCGCATCGTGCCGCTCAATTACAGCCTGCAGACCGGCGAGCAGGTGGAGATCATCACCAGCAAGCAGGGGTCGCCGAGCCGCGACTGGCTGAACCCCAACCTGGGCTACATCACCACCTCGCGCTCGCGGGCGAAGATCGTCCACTGGTTCAAGTTGCAGGCGCGCGACCAGAACGTCGCCGCCGGCAAGACGCTGCTGGAGCGGGAACTGAACCGCCTCGACCTGCCGCCGGTGGATTTCGACAAGGTCGCGGAGAAGGCCAACCTCAAGACTGCCGAAGACATGTTCGCCGCGCTCGGTGCCGGCGACCTGCGCCTGGCCCATCTGGTCAATCTGGCGCAGCAGCTGGTCGAGCCGGAGCGCGGCTACGACCAGCTGGAGCTGATTCCGCGGCGCTCGACGCCGCACAAGCCGGGCAAGCGCGGCGATGTGCAGATTCAGGGCGTGGGCAACCTGCTGACGCAGATGGCCGGTTGCTGCCAGCCGCTGCCGGGCGATCCCATCGTCGGCTACATCACCCAGGGCCGGGGCGTCAGCATTCACCGGCAGGACTGCCCGTCGGTGCTGCAACTGGCCGGCCGCGAGCCGGAGCGAATCATCCAGGTCAGCTGGGGGCCGGTCCCGGAGAAGACCTATCCGGTGGAAATCTTCATCCGCGCCTACGACCGTTCCGGGTTGCTGCGCGATATCTCGCAGATGCTGCTCAACGAGCGAATCAACGTGCTGTCGATGAACACCCGCTCGAACAAGGAAGACAGCACCGCGCAGATGACGCTGACCATCGAGATTCCCGGGTTGAATGCGCTCGGGCGGCTACTGAGCCGGATATCGCAGCTGCCGAACATCATCGAGGCCAAGCGCCAGCGGGCCACGTAA